In Porphyrobacter sp. LM 6, one DNA window encodes the following:
- a CDS encoding hydantoinase B/oxoprolinase family protein, translating to MPARIIEPNTTPFAKIAIDPVTLDIIENALRNARIEMDATLVRTAMSPGIREQGDAFPLISDPAGKMIVGQFGSFIDGFLKQYDGTIEDGDMIFLSDPYSCGGAVSHSNDWLVLLPVFKDGRLLAYTAMFGHQSDIGGSVPGSMPIGASSIFEEGVRIPPVKIWKKGEYNEDLMKLVMHQTRKPDWCQADLNALIASCRVAARRVIEMAERFGDDVYVSATQELLARNHRAMKALLAMAVAEEPVSFEDYICDDGKGYGPYKIRCTMWREGDKVVLDFEGTDPQSAASINFFLNENMFKMFFGIYMIMVFDPQILFNDGFYDLIEVRIPQGSLLKPHFPAALSGRTHALGRIFDILGGLLGQKTPEFLNAAGFSSSPHLFYSGWDSREDGTRDWFQLFQIGFGGIPGRPLGDGPDGHSLWPGFTNVPNEFLERYFPLRIERYSTAPDSGGAGLHRGGNGIHMTYRFLADGEIAIHDDRWFVPPWGVNGGHPGARAKKVLERADGSQTIVGNKVESVAVKAGDLLHFITWGGGGWGDPLARDPELVGLEIRQGLVTPEGARAYGVVVDGAGVVDAAATAALRAEMAASRGELPLFDYGPGIDALRANCEAETGLPAPIQPVWANAYTMREAAE from the coding sequence ATGCCGGCTCGCATCATCGAACCCAACACCACCCCCTTCGCCAAGATCGCTATCGATCCAGTGACGCTCGACATCATCGAGAACGCGCTGCGTAACGCGCGCATCGAGATGGACGCGACGCTGGTGCGCACCGCAATGTCGCCGGGCATCCGCGAACAGGGTGACGCCTTCCCGCTGATCTCCGATCCGGCGGGCAAGATGATCGTCGGCCAGTTCGGCAGCTTCATCGACGGCTTCCTCAAGCAGTACGACGGCACCATCGAGGACGGGGACATGATCTTCCTGTCCGATCCCTATTCCTGCGGCGGCGCGGTCAGCCACTCGAACGACTGGCTGGTGCTGCTTCCCGTGTTCAAGGATGGCCGCCTGCTCGCCTACACCGCGATGTTCGGCCACCAGAGCGACATCGGCGGCTCCGTCCCCGGATCGATGCCGATCGGCGCGTCCTCGATCTTCGAAGAGGGCGTGCGCATCCCGCCCGTGAAGATTTGGAAGAAGGGCGAATACAACGAAGACCTGATGAAGCTGGTGATGCACCAGACCCGCAAGCCCGACTGGTGCCAGGCGGACCTTAACGCCCTCATCGCCTCCTGCCGCGTCGCCGCGCGCCGCGTGATCGAAATGGCCGAACGCTTCGGCGACGATGTCTATGTCTCGGCCACGCAGGAGCTGCTCGCGCGCAACCACCGCGCGATGAAGGCGCTGCTGGCGATGGCGGTGGCTGAGGAACCCGTCAGCTTCGAGGATTACATCTGCGACGACGGCAAGGGCTACGGCCCCTACAAGATCCGCTGCACGATGTGGCGCGAGGGCGACAAGGTGGTGCTCGATTTCGAAGGCACCGATCCGCAGTCGGCCGCCTCGATAAACTTTTTCCTCAATGAAAACATGTTCAAGATGTTCTTCGGCATCTACATGATCATGGTCTTCGATCCGCAGATCCTGTTCAATGACGGGTTCTACGATCTGATCGAGGTGCGCATCCCGCAAGGCTCGCTCTTGAAGCCGCACTTCCCCGCCGCGCTGTCGGGCCGCACCCATGCGCTGGGCCGCATCTTCGACATTCTGGGCGGTCTGCTCGGCCAGAAGACGCCGGAATTCCTCAACGCCGCCGGATTCTCCTCCAGCCCCCACCTGTTCTATTCCGGCTGGGACAGCCGCGAGGATGGTACGCGCGACTGGTTCCAGCTGTTCCAGATCGGCTTCGGCGGCATTCCGGGCCGACCGCTGGGTGACGGGCCGGACGGGCACTCGCTGTGGCCGGGCTTCACCAATGTCCCCAACGAGTTCCTCGAACGCTACTTCCCGCTGCGGATCGAACGCTATTCGACCGCGCCCGACAGCGGCGGGGCTGGTCTGCATCGCGGCGGCAACGGCATCCACATGACCTACCGCTTCCTCGCCGATGGCGAGATCGCGATCCATGATGACCGCTGGTTCGTGCCGCCGTGGGGCGTCAATGGCGGGCATCCGGGCGCGCGGGCGAAGAAGGTGCTGGAACGCGCCGATGGCTCGCAGACGATTGTCGGCAACAAGGTCGAAAGCGTTGCCGTGAAGGCGGGCGATCTGCTGCACTTCATCACCTGGGGCGGCGGCGGCTGGGGCGACCCGCTGGCCCGCGATCCGGAGCTAGTGGGCCTCGAAATCCGGCAGGGCCTCGTCACCCCCGAAGGCGCGCGTGCCTATGGCGTGGTGGTGGATGGTGCGGGCGTGGTGGACGCTGCCGCAACCGCAGCCCTGCGCGCCGAAATGGCAGCCAGCCGCGGCGAACTGCCGCTGTTCGATTACGGCCCCGGCATCGACGCATTGCGCGCCAATTGCGAGGCCGAAACCGGCCTGCCCGCCCCGATCCAGCCGGTCTGGGCCAATGCCTATACCATGCGGGAGGCCGCCGAATGA
- a CDS encoding CaiB/BaiF CoA transferase family protein, which translates to MSALAGIKVVEMGQLLAGPFCGQLLGDMGADVVKIEPPGAGDPMRNWGQGDEKVQWEVIARNKRSVTCNLRVPEGQALAKKLIAQADVLIENFKPGTLERWGMSPTELHAINPGLIIARMSGYGQDGPYSERAGFGGIGEAMGGWRYIVGDPDRPPARMGISIGDTLCATYGCMGVLAALHHREKTGEGQVVDSALYEAVLQVMEGLVPEYDRNGVIRERSGSVLKGIAPSNVYTCKDGVYMIGANGDAIFTRLCQAMGRPELAQDERYSTHIARGIHQDELDALVNAWTGTLTVDEVDALMTEYSIPAGRVYRAPDMLADPHFQAREAIIEVETQKRGRIKMQNAFPKLSKTPSTIRRPAPAAPGQDNAEVFAERLGLDAAELERLTAAGII; encoded by the coding sequence ATGAGCGCGCTTGCAGGGATCAAAGTCGTCGAAATGGGCCAGCTCCTCGCCGGCCCGTTCTGCGGCCAATTGCTCGGCGACATGGGCGCCGATGTCGTCAAGATCGAGCCGCCGGGCGCGGGCGATCCGATGCGCAACTGGGGTCAGGGCGACGAGAAGGTGCAGTGGGAAGTGATCGCGCGCAACAAGCGCTCGGTCACCTGCAACCTGCGCGTGCCTGAAGGTCAGGCGCTGGCGAAGAAGCTCATCGCTCAGGCCGACGTGCTGATCGAGAACTTCAAGCCCGGCACGCTCGAACGCTGGGGCATGAGCCCGACGGAACTCCACGCGATCAACCCCGGCCTGATCATCGCGCGCATGTCGGGCTACGGGCAGGACGGCCCCTATTCCGAACGCGCAGGCTTCGGCGGGATTGGCGAGGCGATGGGCGGGTGGCGCTACATCGTCGGCGATCCCGACCGGCCCCCTGCCCGCATGGGCATCTCGATCGGCGACACGCTGTGCGCGACCTATGGCTGCATGGGCGTGCTCGCCGCGCTCCACCACCGCGAGAAGACCGGCGAAGGTCAGGTGGTCGATTCCGCGCTCTATGAAGCAGTGTTGCAGGTGATGGAGGGGCTGGTCCCCGAATATGACCGCAACGGCGTGATCCGCGAACGTTCCGGCTCGGTGCTCAAGGGCATTGCCCCGTCCAACGTCTATACCTGCAAGGACGGCGTCTACATGATCGGCGCCAATGGCGATGCGATCTTCACGCGGCTGTGCCAGGCGATGGGCCGTCCGGAACTGGCGCAGGATGAACGCTATTCGACCCACATCGCGCGCGGCATCCATCAGGATGAACTCGATGCGCTGGTCAACGCATGGACCGGCACGCTCACCGTTGATGAAGTCGATGCGCTGATGACCGAATATTCGATCCCCGCAGGCCGGGTCTACCGCGCCCCCGATATGCTTGCCGATCCGCACTTTCAGGCGCGCGAGGCGATCATCGAGGTCGAGACCCAGAAGCGTGGGCGCATCAAGATGCAGAACGCCTTCCCCAAGCTTTCAAAGACCCCCTCGACCATCCGCCGCCCCGCGCCTGCCGCGCCCGGGCAGGACAATGCCGAGGTATTCGCCGAGCGGCTGGGGCTGGATGCGGCCGAGCTTGAACGGCTGACTGCGGCGGGGATCATCTGA
- a CDS encoding isochorismatase family protein — protein MGGPSASDNYAGVFEGRLQPGSRPALLIVDVVTAYLTQGSPLFMETAAAARDSNRRLAEAARAAGVPVVFTNVQYQPGGADGGVFYRKAPVLKAFDEGSPLGAFPDDLTPHPGDRVVTKQYPSAFFGTGLADALHADGIDTLIITGYSTSGCVRASALDAMQYGFVPLVVREACADRHEAPHEANLFDLQAKYAEVISEAEALAVIARAGG, from the coding sequence ATGGGAGGCCCTTCGGCATCCGACAATTACGCCGGGGTGTTCGAAGGGCGGCTCCAGCCGGGCAGCCGTCCGGCGCTGCTGATCGTCGATGTGGTGACGGCCTACCTGACGCAAGGCTCGCCGTTGTTCATGGAGACTGCCGCTGCTGCGCGCGACAGCAATCGCCGTCTGGCCGAAGCGGCGCGGGCGGCGGGCGTGCCGGTGGTGTTCACCAATGTCCAATACCAGCCCGGCGGCGCAGATGGCGGGGTGTTCTACCGCAAGGCGCCGGTGCTCAAAGCCTTCGACGAAGGCTCGCCGCTGGGCGCCTTTCCCGATGATCTCACCCCGCATCCGGGCGACCGGGTGGTGACCAAGCAATATCCCAGCGCCTTCTTCGGCACCGGGCTTGCCGACGCGCTCCATGCTGACGGCATCGATACGCTGATCATCACCGGCTATTCGACCTCGGGCTGCGTGCGCGCCTCGGCGCTCGATGCGATGCAATACGGCTTTGTGCCGCTGGTGGTGCGCGAAGCCTGCGCCGACCGCCATGAGGCCCCTCACGAAGCCAACCTGTTCGATCTTCAGGCCAAATATGCCGAAGTCATCAGCGAGGCCGAGGCGCTCGCAGTGATCGCCCGCGCCGGCGGCTGA
- a CDS encoding DUF1800 domain-containing protein, whose amino-acid sequence MTPASIALHRFGYGFAPRQTAPGDARKFLLRQMDDYDPSPRPIAERANTRGKTGEMIEMLRDLRDRTREAGAMAEAEGMTGAMADSAAEAMSPADARAAALAGLPPEYRAKVIEARGVLASDVAARVNVAVASRTPMMERLVHFWSNHFSVSVGKPGTQFEVGHHEFAAIRPHVLGRFGDMLKAAVLHPAMLIYLDQFQSLGPNAPFQQRAARRRGGDPQRPRGLNENLAREILELHTLGVDGGYSQADVTEFARALTGWTVPGLGRVGRFAEDQESGAAFVAVAHEPGARQVIGRRYPEGGAKQALAILDDLAAHPATARHIATKLARHFAGDTPPPALVSRLEADFRATGGDLASLTRTLIEAPEVWAEGPVKFRTPFEWFIAALRLSGSSQLDGRRIAGALGQIGQVPWRAQSPAGYDDISASWAGPDALLKRVELAERIARDAPLEDVMARAEAAFPGALGNVTRTQLARAESGRQALALLLVSPEMLRR is encoded by the coding sequence ATGACCCCGGCCAGCATCGCCCTGCACCGCTTCGGCTACGGCTTCGCGCCGCGCCAGACCGCGCCCGGTGACGCACGCAAGTTCCTGCTGCGCCAGATGGACGACTACGACCCCTCCCCCCGCCCCATCGCCGAGCGCGCCAACACCCGCGGCAAGACCGGCGAGATGATCGAGATGCTGCGCGACCTGCGCGACCGGACCCGCGAGGCCGGTGCCATGGCCGAAGCCGAAGGCATGACCGGTGCGATGGCCGATAGCGCCGCCGAAGCCATGTCCCCCGCCGATGCACGCGCCGCAGCGCTTGCCGGATTGCCCCCCGAATACCGCGCCAAGGTGATCGAGGCGCGCGGTGTGCTGGCGAGCGATGTCGCCGCGCGCGTCAACGTCGCTGTCGCCAGCCGCACCCCGATGATGGAGCGGCTGGTGCATTTCTGGTCCAATCACTTCAGCGTCTCGGTCGGCAAGCCGGGGACGCAGTTCGAAGTCGGCCACCACGAATTTGCCGCGATCCGCCCGCACGTGCTCGGCCGCTTCGGCGATATGCTCAAAGCGGCGGTGCTGCATCCGGCGATGCTGATCTATCTCGACCAGTTCCAGTCACTGGGGCCGAATGCCCCGTTCCAGCAGCGTGCCGCACGGCGCCGCGGCGGCGATCCCCAGCGCCCACGCGGTCTGAACGAAAATCTCGCGCGCGAAATCCTCGAACTGCACACGCTCGGCGTGGATGGCGGCTATTCGCAGGCCGACGTGACCGAGTTCGCCCGCGCGCTGACGGGCTGGACAGTGCCGGGCCTTGGCCGCGTCGGCCGGTTCGCCGAAGATCAGGAAAGCGGCGCGGCCTTTGTCGCAGTCGCGCATGAGCCCGGCGCGCGGCAGGTGATCGGGCGCCGCTATCCGGAAGGAGGCGCAAAGCAGGCGCTGGCGATCCTCGATGATCTGGCCGCCCATCCCGCGACCGCGCGGCATATCGCCACCAAGCTCGCGCGGCACTTTGCCGGCGACACCCCGCCGCCCGCGCTCGTCTCCCGGCTCGAAGCCGATTTCCGCGCCACCGGCGGCGATCTGGCGAGCCTCACGCGCACGCTGATCGAAGCACCCGAAGTCTGGGCCGAAGGGCCGGTCAAGTTCCGCACCCCGTTCGAATGGTTCATCGCCGCATTGCGCCTCAGCGGCAGCAGCCAGCTTGATGGGCGGCGGATCGCCGGGGCGCTCGGACAGATCGGACAGGTGCCGTGGCGCGCGCAATCGCCAGCGGGCTATGACGACATTTCCGCCAGCTGGGCCGGGCCGGACGCGCTGCTCAAGCGGGTCGAGCTGGCCGAACGGATCGCGCGTGATGCGCCGCTCGAGGATGTCATGGCCCGCGCCGAAGCCGCCTTTCCCGGCGCGCTCGGCAATGTCACCCGCACCCAGCTCGCCCGCGCCGAAAGCGGGCGGCAGGCACTCGCGCTGCTGCTGGTGTCCCCTGAAATGCTGCGGAGGTAG
- a CDS encoding DUF1501 domain-containing protein, translating to MMTPFDRRTMLAGSLAFGAGSLALPRMAFAQGTGSRNLLFVLLRGAADGMAMLAPVGDPAFAALRGPMLADYDKAPQLGSFFAVHPALAEIGKAAVAGEALFVHAAATSYRERSHFDGQNLLETGGTAPYAAKDGWLNRLVGMINQGAPGGAALKTLAIAPTVPLALRGEAPVSNYAPSALPDPSEDLMTRVSQLYGQDAELGSLWSRALETRAMAGDDGLRNLNDARATGELAASLMRGADGARIAMIELDGWDTHANQRGVFARQAAQLDALVAAYRSGMGSAWDETMVVLATEFGRTARINGTGGTDHGTAGAALVMGGAVRGGRVIADWPGLAESQLYEGRDLAPTIALESVLAGAVAEQLRLDPSLAMARLFPGRSAQPLSGFLRG from the coding sequence ATGATGACCCCGTTCGATCGCCGCACGATGCTTGCCGGAAGCCTCGCCTTCGGGGCCGGCAGCCTTGCCCTGCCACGCATGGCCTTCGCGCAAGGCACCGGCTCCCGCAACCTGCTGTTCGTGCTGCTGCGCGGCGCGGCGGACGGGATGGCAATGCTGGCGCCGGTGGGCGACCCCGCCTTTGCCGCCCTGCGCGGGCCGATGCTCGCCGATTACGACAAGGCTCCGCAGCTCGGCAGTTTCTTTGCCGTCCATCCGGCCCTTGCCGAGATCGGCAAGGCGGCGGTCGCGGGCGAGGCGTTGTTCGTCCACGCGGCTGCGACGAGCTACCGCGAGCGGTCGCATTTCGACGGGCAGAACCTGCTCGAAACCGGCGGCACGGCGCCTTATGCGGCGAAGGACGGCTGGCTCAACCGACTGGTCGGGATGATCAACCAGGGCGCACCCGGCGGCGCGGCGCTCAAGACGCTGGCGATTGCCCCCACGGTGCCGCTGGCGCTGCGCGGCGAAGCACCGGTATCCAACTACGCGCCATCCGCCCTGCCCGATCCGAGCGAGGATCTGATGACGCGCGTCAGCCAGCTTTACGGGCAGGATGCCGAGCTTGGCAGCCTGTGGAGCCGCGCGCTCGAGACGCGGGCGATGGCGGGCGATGACGGGCTTCGCAATCTGAACGACGCCCGTGCGACAGGCGAGCTGGCCGCCTCGCTGATGCGCGGGGCCGATGGCGCGCGGATCGCGATGATCGAGCTCGACGGCTGGGACACCCACGCCAACCAGCGCGGTGTCTTTGCCCGGCAGGCAGCGCAGCTCGATGCGCTGGTCGCCGCCTATCGCAGCGGCATGGGCAGCGCCTGGGACGAGACGATGGTGGTGCTGGCAACCGAGTTCGGTCGCACAGCGCGGATCAACGGCACCGGCGGCACCGATCACGGCACTGCGGGCGCGGCGCTGGTGATGGGCGGCGCAGTGCGCGGCGGGCGGGTGATCGCCGACTGGCCGGGCCTTGCCGAAAGCCAGCTTTACGAAGGCCGCGACCTTGCGCCCACCATCGCGCTCGAAAGCGTGCTGGCCGGCGCGGTCGCCGAACAGCTCCGGCTCGATCCGTCGCTGGCAATGGCGCGGCTGTTCCCGGGGCGCAGCGCGCAGCCCCTCTCGGGCTTCCTGCGCGGCTGA
- a CDS encoding MFS transporter: MAVTGQTDDIGASAMRKAMWRIVPLIGLAYLCAYIDRVNVSFAAQSMNEDLAFSATVYGLGGGLFFLAYALFEIPSNLLLVRFGARRWIARIMITWGLLSAAMMFVSTPWQFYTLRFLLGVAEAGFYPGVIYYFSAWFPPCHRSRAVSRFFAFSPLASVVLGAISGWLIGLDGTAGLHGWQWLFLVQGLPTVAVGFAVLAFLPDAPAKVSWLTPPEKAWIEDELAREQARIGEPQRHHVLAAFRNPQVLLLGLLGALLMASVTTTILNAPLVLAEMASLGQAKIGFLVSLGGVLGAGAVLLSGNFADRNGDRWGNAAVFTAIMAAALLVIGLAPGLLPTVAAYLVFATVCFTIPSLTSSGWAEVLHIRQLAVGAAAINTMSQIGAFVGPFAWGVAKDATGSFHLGLFGLALAGLIVVGLLLVIRHQVRGAHAAAAARMASAQG, from the coding sequence ATGGCTGTGACCGGACAGACGGACGACATCGGCGCTTCGGCGATGCGCAAGGCGATGTGGCGGATCGTGCCGCTGATCGGGCTGGCGTACCTTTGCGCCTATATCGACCGCGTCAACGTCAGCTTCGCCGCGCAATCGATGAACGAGGATCTGGCCTTCAGCGCCACGGTCTACGGGCTCGGCGGCGGGCTGTTCTTTCTCGCCTATGCGCTGTTCGAGATCCCCTCCAACCTGCTGCTGGTGCGCTTTGGCGCGCGGCGCTGGATCGCGCGGATCATGATCACCTGGGGGCTGCTGTCGGCGGCGATGATGTTCGTCTCGACCCCGTGGCAATTCTACACCCTGCGCTTCCTGCTCGGCGTGGCCGAGGCCGGGTTCTATCCGGGGGTGATCTATTACTTCTCCGCATGGTTCCCGCCGTGCCATCGCAGCCGCGCGGTGAGCCGCTTCTTCGCCTTCTCGCCGCTTGCCTCGGTGGTGCTCGGCGCGATTTCGGGCTGGCTGATCGGGCTCGACGGGACGGCAGGCCTCCACGGCTGGCAATGGCTGTTCCTCGTGCAGGGCCTGCCGACGGTGGCAGTCGGGTTTGCCGTGCTCGCCTTCCTGCCCGATGCCCCCGCCAAGGTCAGCTGGCTGACCCCGCCCGAAAAGGCATGGATCGAAGACGAGCTGGCGCGCGAACAGGCGCGCATCGGCGAGCCGCAGCGGCACCATGTGCTGGCCGCATTCCGCAATCCGCAGGTGCTGCTGCTGGGGCTGCTGGGGGCGCTGCTGATGGCATCGGTAACGACCACCATACTCAACGCCCCGCTGGTGCTGGCGGAGATGGCATCGCTCGGTCAGGCGAAGATCGGCTTTCTTGTCAGCCTTGGTGGTGTGCTCGGCGCGGGCGCGGTGCTGCTGAGCGGCAATTTCGCCGACCGGAATGGCGACCGCTGGGGCAATGCTGCGGTCTTCACCGCGATCATGGCGGCGGCGCTGCTGGTTATCGGGCTTGCGCCCGGGCTGCTGCCAACAGTCGCCGCCTATCTCGTGTTTGCGACCGTGTGCTTCACCATCCCCAGCCTCACATCATCGGGCTGGGCCGAGGTGCTGCATATCCGCCAGCTCGCCGTCGGTGCGGCGGCGATCAACACCATGTCGCAGATCGGTGCCTTCGTCGGGCCGTTCGCCTGGGGCGTGGCCAAGGATGCCACCGGCAGCTTCCATCTTGGCCTGTTCGGGTTGGCGCTCGCAGGGTTAATCGTGGTGGGGCTGCTGCTGGTCATTCGCCACCAGGTGCGCGGCGCCCACGCCGCAGCCGCCGCGCGGATGGCCTCGGCTCAAGGTTAG